In a genomic window of Streptomyces pristinaespiralis:
- a CDS encoding thioesterase II family protein, producing MNGSVHTAAAGGGPAPAGRPPLRLYCFAHAGAGVTGFARWPTRSGPDIDIRPVLLPGRDSRRHEKRPTSRTGLLEDLLGVLSDAAHSGPYVLYGHSLGGMVAYTLARALTDKGLPPPVLLAVGACPPPDAVLAHHSGELSDEQLLTFLGDLGSAPTGLLADPDSVWHRTVLPVLRDDLRLGAALRAAANDPATGGPLPVPVLAVDGRDDRVVDAQAMDGWRRWTTGPLVRRTVPGDHFFVRGREIPRLIGRACRVARRTAPLSGGQL from the coding sequence ATGAACGGATCCGTGCACACAGCAGCCGCGGGAGGCGGCCCCGCCCCGGCGGGCCGCCCACCCCTGCGGCTGTACTGCTTCGCGCACGCCGGCGCCGGGGTCACCGGCTTCGCCCGCTGGCCGACCCGGTCGGGCCCGGACATCGACATCCGCCCGGTGCTGCTGCCCGGCCGTGACTCCCGGCGCCACGAGAAGCGCCCCACCTCACGCACCGGTCTGCTGGAGGACCTGCTCGGCGTCCTGTCCGACGCCGCGCACAGCGGCCCCTACGTCCTGTACGGGCACAGCCTGGGCGGCATGGTCGCCTACACCCTCGCCCGCGCCCTCACCGACAAGGGCCTGCCGCCCCCCGTGCTCCTCGCGGTCGGCGCCTGCCCGCCGCCGGACGCGGTCCTGGCCCACCACAGCGGCGAGTTGAGCGACGAGCAACTGCTCACCTTCCTCGGCGACCTGGGCTCCGCACCCACCGGCCTGCTCGCCGACCCGGACAGCGTGTGGCACCGCACGGTGCTGCCCGTCCTGCGGGACGACCTGCGGCTCGGCGCCGCCCTGCGCGCCGCCGCCAACGACCCCGCCACCGGAGGCCCCCTGCCGGTGCCGGTCCTGGCCGTCGACGGCCGGGACGACCGGGTGGTGGACGCGCAGGCGATGGACGGCTGGCGGCGCTGGACCACCGGCCCGCTGGTGCGGCGCACCGTCCCGGGCGACCACTTCTTCGTACGCGGCCGGGAGATCCCCCGGCTCATCGGGCGGGCCTGCCGTGTGGCGCGGCGCACCGCGCCCCTATCTGGAGGACAACTGTGA
- a CDS encoding LLM class flavin-dependent oxidoreductase, whose translation MEFGVNFFPVVDPVKKSASTYYDESLQLVELAEALDFEHVQTVEHYGSPYGGYSPDPVVFLTAAAARTSRIRLVTGAVIASFAHPVQLAARLALLDNLCHGRLDVGFGRGFLPDEFELFNVPMEESRTRFTEVVEACVALWSGKEVRFEGEVHRFGPVTGFPRPYQRPHPPVFVASATSAASCALAGEQGHHLQVVPSVTSQEQLTQMTAAYREARRAAGHEGPGRIQIKYTCYLGEDRAAVLSDAAACERNYVEQMAAAVASWANARSEQYPGYEQFADKARSYDFDTALAANKVLAGTPDEVRGQIATIRDWYGDDICLSLQFNPGPLPYERAERAMELFARHVAPAFTGSVAAVAAA comes from the coding sequence ATGGAATTCGGCGTCAACTTCTTCCCGGTCGTCGACCCGGTCAAGAAGAGTGCGAGCACCTATTACGACGAAAGTCTTCAGCTGGTCGAGCTGGCCGAGGCACTGGACTTCGAACATGTCCAGACGGTCGAGCACTACGGCTCCCCCTACGGCGGTTACAGCCCCGACCCGGTGGTGTTCCTGACGGCCGCCGCCGCGCGCACCAGCCGCATACGGCTGGTGACGGGCGCGGTGATCGCCTCGTTCGCGCATCCGGTGCAGCTGGCGGCGCGGCTGGCGCTGCTGGACAACCTGTGCCACGGGCGGCTGGACGTGGGCTTCGGACGCGGTTTCCTGCCCGACGAGTTCGAACTGTTCAACGTGCCCATGGAGGAGAGCCGGACCCGTTTCACGGAGGTCGTCGAGGCGTGTGTGGCGCTGTGGAGCGGCAAGGAGGTCCGGTTCGAGGGCGAGGTGCACCGTTTCGGTCCGGTGACCGGCTTCCCCCGGCCCTATCAGCGGCCGCACCCGCCGGTGTTCGTGGCGTCCGCGACCAGCGCCGCCTCGTGCGCGCTCGCCGGTGAGCAGGGCCACCATCTGCAGGTGGTGCCGTCGGTCACCAGCCAGGAGCAGCTGACGCAGATGACGGCCGCCTACCGCGAGGCGCGGCGTGCGGCGGGCCACGAGGGCCCGGGCCGCATCCAGATCAAGTACACCTGTTACCTCGGTGAGGACCGGGCCGCGGTCCTTTCGGACGCGGCCGCGTGCGAGCGCAACTATGTGGAGCAGATGGCGGCGGCGGTCGCGTCCTGGGCGAACGCCCGCTCGGAGCAGTACCCGGGCTACGAGCAGTTCGCCGACAAGGCCCGCTCCTACGACTTCGACACGGCGCTGGCGGCGAACAAGGTGCTGGCCGGCACGCCGGACGAGGTCCGCGGCCAGATCGCGACGATCCGCGACTGGTACGGCGACGACATCTGCCTGAGCCTGCAGTTCAACCCGGGCCCGCTGCCCTACGAGCGGGCCGAGCGGGCCATGGAGCTGTTCGCCCGGCATGTCGCCCCCGCCTTCACCGGCAGCGTCGCGGCCGTGGCCGCCGCGTGA
- a CDS encoding AfsR/SARP family transcriptional regulator: MKFRILGPVEVHDERTGVRILPTGAKQRALLGALVVKSGQIVSVHRLIDELWGEQPPANATNALQAHVARLRRLLPVPEPGSGEPHHEWIVTRSLGYVLRLGRAGTDADRFHRLAAQGRAAAATDPEQAAELLRQALALWRGPALEGSVLGDICAAEAAQLEENRLTALEALYDACLRAARHGEITGELEELTTDHPMRERFYDLLMLALYRCGRQAEALSVYDRARRRLVHELGVEPGPALRGRMEAILQHDPRLAAPGPAGQLARVHPLPPPPAPAPTAPGPAGGPDATVLNLTGEIARLRSRIEHLSLEQEALMRRFDQLVANPASGH, from the coding sequence ATGAAGTTCCGCATTCTCGGTCCGGTGGAAGTCCACGACGAGCGAACCGGTGTGAGGATCCTTCCCACGGGTGCCAAGCAGCGCGCCCTGCTGGGCGCGCTCGTGGTGAAGTCGGGGCAGATCGTGTCCGTGCACCGGCTGATCGACGAACTGTGGGGCGAACAGCCGCCGGCGAACGCGACCAACGCCCTGCAGGCGCATGTGGCGCGGCTGCGGCGGCTGCTGCCGGTGCCAGAGCCGGGCTCCGGCGAGCCGCACCACGAGTGGATCGTGACCCGCTCGCTCGGCTACGTCCTGCGGCTGGGGCGTGCCGGCACCGACGCCGACCGCTTCCACCGGCTGGCCGCCCAGGGCCGGGCCGCCGCCGCCACCGACCCCGAGCAGGCGGCCGAACTGCTGCGCCAGGCGCTGGCGCTGTGGCGGGGGCCCGCGCTGGAGGGCAGCGTGCTGGGCGACATCTGCGCGGCGGAGGCGGCCCAGCTGGAGGAGAACCGGCTGACCGCCCTGGAGGCCCTGTACGACGCGTGCCTGCGAGCGGCCCGGCACGGTGAGATCACCGGCGAGCTCGAGGAACTGACGACCGACCACCCGATGCGGGAACGTTTCTACGACCTGCTGATGCTCGCCCTGTACCGGTGCGGGCGGCAGGCGGAGGCACTGAGCGTGTACGACCGGGCCCGCAGACGGCTGGTGCACGAACTGGGCGTCGAGCCGGGTCCCGCGCTGCGCGGCCGGATGGAGGCGATCCTCCAGCACGACCCGCGACTGGCCGCGCCGGGCCCGGCCGGGCAGCTCGCCCGCGTCCACCCCCTGCCGCCGCCACCCGCACCCGCGCCCACCGCGCCGGGGCCGGCGGGCGGCCCGGACGCCACGGTGCTGAACCTGACGGGCGAGATCGCCCGGCTCCGCAGCCGCATCGAGCACCTCTCCCTCGAACAGGAGGCCCTGATGCG
- a CDS encoding AfsR/SARP family transcriptional regulator, with translation MKIQVLGPLSGHVNGMSIVPTAGKPRQILALLALYPGRVMPVPTLMEEIWGTELPLSALTTLQTYILQLRRRLGTAMGPDVPGTAKDVLATRHGGYLLQIPPEAVDVHEYERLVAEGQQAFDDGEDERAARTYRQALDLWQGTALVDVRVGPILEIEVMRLEESRLVTRERRIDADLRLGRHVEVIAELTDLIARHPQHEGLHSQAMVALYRSGRQATALDVFHRLRRRLIDELGVEPSPQLQRLHQAMLAVDPQLDVSSTPRRTSTFNLYAA, from the coding sequence ATGAAGATTCAGGTTCTGGGTCCGCTGAGTGGCCACGTCAACGGGATGTCGATCGTTCCTACGGCGGGCAAACCGCGGCAGATCCTGGCGCTGCTCGCCCTCTACCCGGGACGGGTCATGCCCGTGCCCACACTCATGGAGGAGATCTGGGGCACCGAACTGCCGCTGAGCGCACTCACCACACTCCAGACGTACATTCTCCAGCTGCGCCGCCGGCTGGGCACCGCCATGGGACCGGACGTCCCGGGCACCGCGAAGGACGTGCTGGCCACCCGGCACGGCGGCTACCTGCTGCAGATCCCACCCGAGGCCGTCGACGTCCACGAGTACGAGCGGCTCGTCGCCGAGGGCCAGCAGGCCTTCGACGACGGCGAGGACGAACGCGCCGCCCGCACCTACCGGCAGGCGCTGGATCTGTGGCAGGGCACCGCACTGGTCGACGTACGCGTCGGCCCGATCCTGGAGATAGAGGTCATGCGGCTGGAAGAGAGCAGACTCGTCACCCGTGAGCGCCGGATCGACGCCGATCTGCGCCTGGGCCGCCACGTCGAAGTGATCGCCGAACTCACCGACCTGATCGCCCGCCACCCCCAGCACGAGGGGCTGCACTCGCAGGCGATGGTGGCGCTCTACCGCTCCGGCCGCCAGGCCACCGCGCTCGACGTCTTCCACCGGCTGCGCCGGCGGCTGATCGACGAGCTCGGCGTGGAGCCCTCGCCGCAACTGCAGCGCCTGCACCAGGCGATGCTCGCGGTCGACCCGCAGCTCGACGTGTCCTCCACCCCCCGGCGCACCTCCACCTTCAACCTGTACGCGGCCTGA
- a CDS encoding phosphopantetheine-binding protein translates to METYSEREVPPGADPLTRQLLRQMVAGCMRLEPAELPDDDEDLVDHGLDSISTMRLISAWHRRGIEVGFPELMARPTLGHWWQLLSQERPTRTP, encoded by the coding sequence ATGGAGACGTATTCGGAGCGTGAGGTGCCGCCGGGAGCGGATCCGCTGACCCGGCAGCTGCTGCGGCAGATGGTCGCCGGCTGTATGCGGCTGGAGCCGGCGGAACTGCCGGACGACGACGAGGACCTGGTCGATCACGGGCTGGACTCGATCAGCACCATGCGGCTCATCTCCGCCTGGCACCGGCGCGGCATCGAGGTCGGCTTTCCCGAGTTGATGGCCCGCCCGACGCTCGGGCACTGGTGGCAGCTGCTTTCCCAGGAGCGTCCGACGCGCACGCCCTGA
- a CDS encoding RNA-guided endonuclease InsQ/TnpB family protein, whose protein sequence is MVTRCVKRAYRYRFCPTDAQAAELSRTFGCIRKVYNLALAARTEAWERQERVNYSRTSAMLTVWKKTEELAFLNDVSSVPLQQCLRHLQTAFTSFFGRRAKYPRFKSRKRSRRSAEYTTSGFRFRDGRLTLAKMAEPLDIVWSRPLPEGASPSTVTVSQDSAGRWFVSMLCDDPSVEPLPATDTAVGVDVGLDHLLTLSTGEKIANPRHERRDRARLARAQRQLARKAKGDGANRAKARQKVAKVHARIADRRRDGLHKLTTRLVRDNQTIVIEDLTVRNMVKNHTLARAISDASWSKFRSMLEYKAAWYGREVIAVDRFFPSSKMCSACGTLARRMPLSVRTWTCDSCGAVHDRDVNAAKNLLAAGPAVSVCGAGVRPQRSTPGGQSVTKQKPSRREP, encoded by the coding sequence GTGGTCACGAGGTGCGTGAAGCGGGCGTATCGGTACCGCTTCTGTCCGACCGATGCGCAGGCGGCCGAGCTGTCGCGCACGTTCGGCTGCATCCGCAAGGTCTACAACCTCGCCCTCGCCGCTCGTACCGAGGCGTGGGAGCGGCAGGAGCGGGTCAACTACAGCCGGACCTCGGCGATGCTGACGGTGTGGAAGAAGACTGAGGAGCTGGCCTTCCTCAACGACGTGTCGTCGGTGCCGTTGCAGCAGTGTCTTCGGCACTTGCAGACGGCTTTCACCAGCTTCTTCGGCAGACGGGCCAAGTACCCTCGTTTCAAGTCGCGGAAGAGGTCGCGAAGGTCCGCCGAGTACACCACCAGCGGTTTCCGCTTTCGTGACGGCCGCCTGACCCTGGCGAAGATGGCGGAGCCGCTGGACATCGTGTGGTCGCGTCCCCTTCCTGAGGGAGCATCGCCGTCCACGGTGACCGTCTCGCAGGACAGCGCCGGCCGATGGTTCGTCTCGATGCTGTGCGACGACCCGTCCGTCGAGCCGCTCCCCGCGACCGATACGGCGGTCGGTGTCGATGTCGGCCTGGACCACCTGCTGACCCTGTCCACCGGGGAAAAGATCGCCAACCCCCGGCACGAGCGCCGCGACCGTGCCCGCCTCGCCCGTGCCCAGCGGCAGCTCGCCCGCAAGGCCAAGGGTGACGGCGCCAACCGGGCCAAGGCCCGGCAGAAAGTCGCCAAGGTCCACGCCCGGATCGCCGATCGCCGGCGTGACGGCCTGCACAAGCTGACCACTCGTCTCGTTCGTGACAACCAAACGATCGTGATCGAGGACCTGACCGTGCGCAACATGGTCAAGAACCACACCCTCGCCCGGGCAATCTCGGACGCGAGCTGGAGCAAGTTCCGCTCCATGCTGGAGTACAAGGCCGCCTGGTACGGACGGGAAGTGATCGCGGTGGACCGCTTCTTCCCCTCCTCCAAGATGTGCTCCGCCTGCGGCACCCTCGCAAGGAGAATGCCGCTTTCCGTCCGTACCTGGACGTGTGACAGCTGTGGGGCGGTCCATGACCGGGACGTGAACGCGGCGAAGAACCTTCTGGCGGCCGGGCCGGCCGTGTCTGTCTGTGGAGCTGGTGTAAGACCTCAACGGAGCACTCCGGGCGGGCAGTCGGTGACGAAGCAGAAACCCTCACGGCGCGAGCCGTGA
- a CDS encoding ketosynthase chain-length factor has protein sequence MTTALAEHRAPAHTVRPAQATSPRTTATVVTGIGVTAPNGLGTEAWWQAVLAGESGIRPLTRFDATRYPVRLAGEITGFVDADHLPSRLLPQTDRVTRLSLAAAKEALDDWGDDVAALPDYSAGVVTASSAGGFEFGQRELQALWSKGGQHVSAYQSFAWFYAVNTGQISIRHGLRGASGVVVSEQAGGLDALAQARRRIRKGSRLMISGGVDSALCPWGWAAHLAGGSMSTVTDPARAYLPFDPAAAGHIVGEGGALFVLENGTAAHARGARTYGTFAGYAATFDGPGTDRLADAARLALADAGLRPDEIDVVFADAAGTRDADRAEAAALSALFGPHGVPVTAPKTMTGRLLAGGAPLDVAAALLSLRDQVIPPTTGTRRPADDCPIDLVTAPRDGMRLRNALVLARGRGGFNSAAVLSQGPGPQ, from the coding sequence ATGACCACGGCCTTGGCCGAACACCGGGCCCCCGCGCACACCGTGCGGCCCGCGCAGGCCACCTCCCCGCGTACCACCGCCACCGTCGTCACCGGCATCGGCGTCACCGCACCCAACGGACTGGGCACCGAAGCCTGGTGGCAGGCCGTCCTCGCCGGCGAGAGCGGCATCCGCCCCCTCACCCGCTTCGACGCCACCCGCTACCCGGTACGCCTGGCCGGCGAGATCACCGGCTTCGTCGACGCCGACCACCTGCCCAGCCGGCTGCTCCCGCAGACCGACCGCGTCACCCGCCTGTCGCTGGCCGCCGCCAAGGAGGCCCTGGACGACTGGGGCGACGACGTGGCCGCCCTGCCGGACTACAGCGCCGGCGTGGTCACCGCCAGCTCCGCCGGCGGCTTCGAGTTCGGCCAGCGCGAACTGCAGGCCCTGTGGAGCAAAGGCGGCCAGCACGTCAGCGCCTACCAGTCCTTCGCCTGGTTCTACGCCGTCAACACCGGCCAGATCTCCATCCGGCACGGCCTGCGCGGCGCCAGCGGCGTCGTCGTCTCCGAACAGGCCGGCGGCCTCGACGCCCTCGCCCAGGCCCGCCGCCGCATCCGCAAGGGCAGCCGGCTCATGATCAGCGGCGGCGTCGACTCCGCACTGTGCCCCTGGGGCTGGGCCGCCCACCTGGCCGGCGGCTCCATGAGCACCGTCACCGACCCGGCCCGCGCCTACCTGCCCTTCGACCCGGCGGCCGCGGGCCACATCGTCGGCGAGGGCGGCGCCCTGTTCGTCCTCGAGAACGGCACGGCCGCCCACGCCCGCGGCGCCCGCACCTACGGCACCTTCGCCGGATACGCCGCCACCTTCGACGGCCCGGGCACCGACCGCCTCGCCGACGCCGCCCGCCTCGCCCTCGCCGACGCCGGACTGCGCCCCGACGAGATCGACGTCGTCTTCGCCGACGCCGCCGGCACCCGCGACGCCGACCGGGCCGAAGCCGCCGCCCTGAGCGCCCTGTTCGGCCCGCACGGCGTCCCGGTCACCGCCCCCAAGACCATGACCGGCCGCCTGCTGGCCGGCGGCGCGCCCCTGGACGTGGCCGCCGCCCTGCTCAGCCTGCGCGACCAGGTCATCCCGCCGACCACCGGCACCCGGCGCCCCGCCGACGACTGCCCGATCGACCTGGTCACCGCCCCCCGCGACGGCATGCGGCTGCGCAACGCGCTGGTCCTCGCCCGCGGCCGGGGCGGCTTCAACTCCGCGGCCGTACTCAGCCAGGGCCCCGGACCGCAGTGA
- a CDS encoding thioesterase II family protein, producing the protein MYGTGDGLRLFVFHHAGGSHLLYRDWPRLLPASWDVRLLDAPGRGRLTGEPQIDDAHALAAFFRRRLAADLSGPFAFFGHSMGALIAYELTQQLAAEGHRLPVWLGLSARGAPRPQGEGTRRHALPDEELRLHLAAMGGTPLEVLQDPDLWEMFAPALRNDLRLVESWRPLPGAPDLRMPLNVYGGHGDVVVAPERLAGWQEHARRFMGLRMFDGGHFYFQADPVPLLEHVARDASAALAAARAVGAA; encoded by the coding sequence ATGTACGGCACCGGTGACGGGCTGCGGCTGTTCGTGTTCCACCACGCGGGCGGCTCGCATCTGCTCTACCGCGACTGGCCGAGGCTGCTGCCCGCCTCGTGGGACGTGCGGCTGCTGGACGCGCCCGGCCGCGGGCGGCTCACCGGCGAGCCGCAGATCGACGACGCCCACGCGCTGGCCGCGTTCTTCCGGCGCCGTCTCGCGGCCGATCTGAGCGGCCCGTTCGCGTTCTTCGGACACAGCATGGGCGCCCTGATCGCCTACGAGCTGACCCAGCAGCTGGCCGCGGAAGGCCACCGGCTGCCGGTGTGGCTGGGGCTGTCCGCACGCGGCGCGCCGCGGCCGCAGGGCGAGGGCACCCGCCGCCACGCCCTGCCCGACGAGGAACTGCGGCTGCACCTGGCCGCGATGGGCGGCACCCCGCTGGAGGTGTTGCAGGACCCGGACCTGTGGGAGATGTTCGCGCCGGCGCTGCGCAACGACCTGCGGCTGGTGGAGAGCTGGCGCCCGCTGCCCGGCGCGCCGGACCTGCGGATGCCGCTGAACGTGTACGGCGGGCACGGCGACGTCGTCGTCGCGCCGGAGCGGCTGGCCGGCTGGCAGGAGCACGCGCGGCGGTTCATGGGGCTGCGGATGTTCGACGGCGGGCACTTCTACTTCCAGGCCGACCCGGTCCCGCTGCTGGAGCACGTCGCCCGTGACGCGAGCGCCGCGCTCGCCGCGGCCCGGGCGGTGGGTGCGGCGTGA
- the solA gene encoding N-methyl-L-tryptophan oxidase — MSGTDADVVVVGLGAWGACALWQLAGRGVRVIGVEQYGLANAHGSSHGESRMFRTACLEHPGLVPLARRSRQLWQELERETGTHLLDPTGAMLIGPPDGRIVGGALRAAREHGLDIEVLDRRELHRRAPAHQALAPGDVGVVEPAGGLTLPEMTIRAAVGAARAAGAGVLTDTRVTALELTATGVEVHTAAGRVLRAGQAVVTAGPWLGRLVPSLPLEVVRMPTTWFTPAKADERFTLRRLPVFMRELAGGDVIWGHGVLPGGTELKLGLEDGGRHFATVDPDTVERSVSPADWSVLARHLADAVPGAGQAPSRAVANIYARTPDGQFVIGRPGRDPRLLVAGGCSSHGFKHSTGIGEAVADLALGKEPAVPLGFTDPDRF, encoded by the coding sequence GTGAGCGGCACGGACGCGGACGTCGTCGTCGTCGGGCTCGGCGCGTGGGGCGCGTGCGCGCTGTGGCAGCTGGCCGGGCGCGGGGTGCGGGTGATCGGCGTCGAGCAGTACGGCCTGGCCAACGCCCATGGCTCCTCGCACGGGGAGAGCCGGATGTTCCGCACCGCGTGCCTGGAGCATCCCGGGCTGGTGCCGCTGGCCCGCCGCTCCCGGCAGCTGTGGCAGGAGTTGGAGCGGGAGACCGGCACGCACCTGCTCGATCCGACCGGGGCGATGCTGATCGGCCCGCCCGACGGGCGGATCGTGGGCGGTGCGCTGCGCGCGGCCCGCGAACACGGGCTGGACATCGAGGTCCTCGACCGGCGGGAGCTGCACCGCCGGGCGCCCGCCCATCAGGCGCTGGCGCCCGGCGACGTGGGCGTCGTCGAGCCGGCGGGCGGGCTGACGCTGCCGGAGATGACGATCCGGGCGGCGGTCGGCGCGGCCCGGGCCGCGGGCGCCGGCGTGCTGACCGACACCCGGGTCACGGCCCTGGAGCTCACCGCTACGGGTGTCGAGGTGCACACGGCCGCCGGCCGGGTGCTGCGGGCCGGGCAGGCGGTGGTGACCGCCGGGCCGTGGCTGGGCCGGCTGGTGCCGTCGCTGCCGCTGGAGGTGGTGCGGATGCCGACGACCTGGTTCACCCCCGCGAAGGCCGACGAACGGTTCACCCTGCGCCGGCTGCCGGTGTTCATGCGCGAACTCGCGGGCGGGGACGTCATCTGGGGGCACGGGGTGCTGCCCGGAGGCACCGAGCTCAAGCTGGGCCTGGAGGACGGCGGCCGGCACTTCGCCACCGTCGACCCCGACACGGTGGAACGCTCCGTGTCGCCCGCCGACTGGAGCGTGCTGGCCCGCCATCTGGCGGACGCGGTGCCCGGCGCCGGGCAGGCGCCCTCGCGGGCGGTGGCGAACATCTACGCCCGCACGCCCGACGGGCAGTTCGTCATCGGCCGGCCCGGGCGCGATCCGCGGCTGCTGGTCGCGGGCGGCTGCAGCAGCCACGGCTTCAAGCACTCCACGGGCATCGGTGAGGCGGTGGCCGACCTGGCGCTGGGCAAAGAGCCGGCCGTGCCGCTGGGCTTCACCGATCCCGACCGCTTCTAA
- a CDS encoding beta-ketoacyl-[acyl-carrier-protein] synthase family protein, producing the protein MRRVVITGIGVVAPGGVGTRNFWDTLTAGRTATRGITLFDASAYRSRIAAEADFDAAAHGFGPAEAARLDRAAQFALVSAREALADSGLPTDLPDPLRTGVTLGSAVGCTTGLDDEYGVVSEQGSAWEVDHTRAVAHLFDYFVPSSLAAEVARATGAQGPVSLISTGCTSGLDSIGHAVDLIREGSADVMVTGATEAPISPITVACFDAIKATSPRNDDPATASRPFDRTRNGFVLGEGSAVLVLEEFEHARRRGAHVYAEISGFAGRSNAYHMTGLKADGAEMAEAITAALDEARLDPTAVDYINAHGSGTKQNDRHETAAFKRSLGHHARTVPVSSIKSMIGHSLGAIGSLEVAASALAIEHNTVPPTANLHEPDPACDLDYTPLTAREQRTDTVLSVGSGFGGFQSAIVLTRPRLQEAA; encoded by the coding sequence ATGAGACGGGTCGTCATCACCGGCATAGGCGTCGTCGCGCCCGGCGGCGTGGGCACCCGGAACTTCTGGGACACGCTCACCGCGGGCCGCACCGCCACCCGCGGCATCACCCTGTTCGACGCATCCGCCTACCGCTCCCGCATCGCGGCCGAGGCCGACTTCGATGCCGCCGCGCACGGCTTCGGCCCCGCCGAGGCCGCCCGCCTGGACCGGGCCGCCCAGTTCGCCCTCGTCAGCGCCCGGGAGGCGCTCGCCGACAGCGGCCTGCCCACCGACCTGCCCGACCCGCTGCGCACCGGCGTCACCCTCGGCAGCGCGGTCGGCTGCACCACCGGACTCGACGACGAGTACGGCGTCGTCAGCGAACAGGGCTCGGCCTGGGAGGTCGACCACACACGGGCCGTCGCCCACCTCTTCGACTACTTCGTGCCCAGCTCGCTGGCCGCCGAAGTGGCCCGCGCCACCGGCGCCCAGGGCCCCGTCTCCCTCATCTCCACCGGCTGCACCTCCGGCCTGGACTCCATCGGCCACGCCGTCGACCTGATCCGCGAGGGCAGCGCCGACGTCATGGTCACCGGCGCCACCGAAGCACCCATCTCGCCGATCACCGTCGCCTGCTTCGACGCCATCAAGGCCACCAGCCCCCGCAACGACGACCCGGCCACCGCCTCCCGCCCCTTCGACCGCACCCGCAACGGGTTCGTCCTCGGCGAAGGCTCGGCCGTCCTGGTGCTGGAGGAGTTCGAACACGCCCGCCGCCGCGGCGCCCACGTGTACGCGGAGATCTCCGGCTTCGCCGGCCGCAGCAACGCCTACCACATGACCGGCCTGAAGGCCGACGGCGCCGAGATGGCCGAGGCGATCACCGCCGCCCTGGACGAGGCACGGCTCGACCCCACCGCCGTCGACTACATCAACGCCCACGGCTCGGGCACCAAGCAGAACGACCGGCACGAGACCGCCGCCTTCAAACGCAGCCTCGGCCACCACGCCCGCACCGTCCCGGTCAGCTCCATCAAATCGATGATCGGACACTCCCTCGGCGCCATCGGGTCGCTCGAGGTCGCCGCCAGCGCCCTGGCCATCGAGCACAACACCGTCCCCCCGACGGCGAACCTGCACGAGCCCGACCCGGCGTGCGACCTCGACTACACCCCCCTGACCGCCCGCGAACAGCGCACCGACACGGTCCTCAGCGTCGGCAGCGGCTTCGGCGGCTTCCAGAGCGCCATCGTCCTGACCCGGCCGCGACTGCAGGAGGCAGCTTGA